In the Blautia coccoides genome, GTGGAGGGCGTGGCAGCGTCCAGGATACCTACTATGGTAAAGGTGCGTTCCTCTCTTTTGGAAAAGGTTTCCCCGCTGCGAAGCGGTTCAGTGGCCTCCAGGATGGTTCCGTCTTTTACTCGTTCTCCCATGGGTAGAGTTATGGTGTCGCCTATTTTAAGCTCCGGATGGTTTTCAAAATATTGTTTTGATATGGCGATTTCATTGGAGGCTTCAGGTATGCGTCCGTCTGTCAGCTCATTTTTTTCCGGCATGTGTTTCCAGTATGCGGCATTGGCACAGCGCAGGGACAGATATTCTCTTCTGGGGTCCTCTATATCAGCCGTGATAAAATTACCTTTTATGAGGACATCGTCCACAGTGGAATACCCCTTTATAAGGGGTAGATCCCGGCCGAAGGCCTCACCGAACAATTCCCCGTGCCAGTCTCCTGATTTGAATACCGTGAGTGTGATGGTATCCCTCCACATGGTATTGATAAATCCGCAGAGGGCGGAGAGGAAGGTGCTGGCCAGATAGAGGGCTATCATGATGGCACAGCTTGTGCGTTTGTTGCGCCGGATAAAATCCAGGGTATATTCTCTCAGGATCTTCATGACTGGTTCACCTGGTCTTTGATCACCCTGCCGTCCTCCATGGTCAGGATACGGTCAGCCTCCAGTGCCAATTTTTCGTCGTGTGTGATCAGAAGAACTGTCTGTCCGAAGCGGCGGTGTGACAGCTTCAGCAGATCCAGTGTCTCCTGGGAATTTTTCCGGTCCAGATTGCCTGTGGGTTCATCTGCCAGTAAAATGGCAGGACGACTGATCAGACTTCTGGCAATGGCGGCCCGCTGCTGCTGCCCTCCTGACAGTTCTCCGGGGAGATGTTCCAGACGGTCAGTAAGCCCAAGAGTTGTGACGATCTGGTCAAACCTTTTCAGGTCAGGTCTGCGTCCGTCCAGAAGGACAGGCAGCAATATGTTTTTCTTGATGGTGAGTGTGGGGATCAGATTATAAAACTGATAGATAAGACCAACCTTCCGCCTTCTGAAGGCAGCAAGCGCCTCTTCATCCAGAGTGGATATATCGGTGTCCTCAATACGGATCTCGCCCTCGGTGGGCCGGTCCACACCTCCCAAAAGATGCAGAAGCGTGGATTTACCGGAACCGGAGGCGCCGACAATGGCTGTGAATTCTCCGCTTTCCACGGAGAGAGTGACATGATCCAGGGCTGTGACCGCGTTTGGGCCTGTGCCGTAAATTTTCGTAAGATTTTTACATGAAAGTATTTCCATAGTTGTGTATCCTCCTTATGGAAACACAGTATAGCAGGGCAAAATGACATTACAGTGACATTTGTAACTATATTGTCATTTGGCAGATCAGAAATTGTTATCCAGTCCGTTTTTGAATAGCGTCATCATTTCCCTGGTAAGGCTGATCTCATATTCATCCACAGGTATTTGGGAGCGTTCCATCCACACTGCCAGAGACAGTTCTTCCTCATCCAGGCAGATGGTGTCATCCCCGTCTAAGTCACAGAAAAAGCCGAAGAGCAGAGTGTCTGTGAAGGACCAGGGCTGGCTTTTATAAAAGCGGAGATTCTTTACCTTGAGGCCAACCTCCTCCATGACTTCACGTCTCACAGTGTCCTCAATGGGTTCTCCGATCTCCGCAAACCCTGCGATCAGGGCATAGTTGGTGAATTCACGTCCCGCGTATTTGGACAGAAGCAGCTTTTCCCCGTTTCTTACAGCCACAATGACTGCAGGGGAGAGCTTTGGGTATTCCATTATGTGACAGTTAGGGCAGTACATCATGCGTTCTTTTTTGTCCGGTTTCATCCTTCTGCCGCAGCAGCCGCAGAATCTGCGGCCTTGATACCATTTATAGAGCTGATGTCCCGTGATCCCAGCAAAGATAAGATGACGGGGGCTTAATGTGCGAAGGCTGTCCGTCTTTTCAAGGGAATAGTCCGGCAACTCCTCAAAAGGAAGCTGGGATACCAGGTAATAGGCAGTTTCATCTATGGTAAAGAGATAAGTCCAGAGGTCTTTTACCGCCGGGAATACAGATTCCGCTTCGGAATAGGTGGGAAAGGAGATTTCCCCGTCCGCATTTTTCATAAAAATCTGGTCTTTTTTATAGCAGAGCAGCACACTGTCCTTTTGGGGTTCATGGGGCAGATATTCGTTGTGGTAAATATGTGGTGCAATATCCTGAATCATAATTTTTCTCCTGTTAGTCTTTTATCATAAATAAAAACGCCGAATCCGAGACCGGCCTGATGTCCTTCCATCAGCCAGGAACGGTAAGCTCTCTGAAGTCCCGTGTCCTGGGGCAGTTCCTCGGCCGGTTTTTTATGATCCTCATAAAAGATTCTCCACAGATCTCCGTTGTTATACTCCTCTTTATAAATGTCATAATCCTGCATAAAGCCCAGTATATTGGAAGTTTTGGGAAGGAAAAGCCTGTGTTCGGGGAACAGCATCCAGGATTCACAGAAAAATACAACGGGTCGGTCTTCAAAAGAATCCCGGAAAAAGTCTGCGGCCATGGCATAGGACTGCATGTACTCCTCTCTTCTCAGCGGCCCGCAGGACGGAATGTGTACATTGATCACAAGGTCGCCCGGGTGCAGAGAGATGCCGTTCTTTTCATAGTTGTCTTCAAAAGGCACCAGCTCGTATTGGAAGCGTCCCAGGGCAAAGCGTTTGACCTCAAACCACCATATCTGCCAGTCAGCCACGCTGGTACCCCATATGCCGAACATTTTTTTGCATTCCAGAAGCTTCCAGTGCAGATCCATCATGGAAGCGCGGAAGATTTCCGGTGCAATACCGCGCTCTTCATAAATTTTCCTGGTTTTGCGTGACAGGATAATGAAAAAGAGCATGTGGAGTGTATAGGTGTGGACACCACAGCTTGGTGAGACATCTTTCAGTTCATTTAAGATTTTTTTATAGTCCATATGGATATTATTACTGTACGTCAGATCAGCGTCTGTGAGTATGGAGAGCGCCTCCGGACTTTTAAAAACCTGTTCCAGGGACTGGCTGAGAGATACAGCAGCTTCCCGGGGATAATCCATTTCACGGGTAAACAGGTCCAGATTCTCCATCCACTCTTGTTTTAATACATTTGTTTCATAATTTTGCATACTTTTCCTTCTTTCACATAAACTATTATCAATATATGATCAGACAAGCAGTACAGGGATCTGCTGCTGCCTGAAAAATTTAGTTACCATTTCATCCCACACCCGGTCCAGGGACTTATCCATGGTGAAGGTTTTAAGGGATGTACCTGTTGTGCAGGTCACATGACTTCCATCGTACTGCAGGTTCAGATACAGGCCGAAGACATCTGCCGGTTTCCAGGAAAGTCCGCTTCCCACAAGCAGCTTTTCCACATTCTGTCTGGAGAGCTGGAATATGATCTTAAAGTGAAGCGGGGTGTGTTTTCCTTTCATGATGGAGAAGCAGAAGGGTTTGATCTCCTTCCACGATGAGAAGGTGCGCTCTGTCTGAGTGAGCATTTCCGCCTGTTCGGAATCAAAGAACTCCTTATGGAGGGAACCGTCGATATTGTAGGTGACGAAGGTAGTCACACTGGCTTCACACAGCCAGAAGGCATCGAAGTCGGTTCCTATAAGCAGACGGGACATAAATTCTTTTACATCCTGTACCTGTAAAGCTATCATGATATTATTTCCTCTTCCTGTTGTAGTCTAAGGAATAGTATATACGAAAAACGGGAAAAATCAAAGCACTTTCATGAAAAAAGCCTTTTCAACAGCATGGTTTTGTGTTATCATAAAACATAGTATTAAAAACTACATATAAGAGGTTGCAAGATGAGATATAAAATAGTAATAGACAGCTGCGGAGAATTAATTGAACGTTGGAAAGAAGACCCGTCCATTGAACGGGCATCCCTGACACTTACTGTCGACGAAGAAGATATTGTGGATGATGAGAGCTTTGATCAGGCATATTTCTTAAAAAGAGTAGCAGAATCACCGAACTGTCCAAAATCCTCATGTCCCTCCCCGGAGAGATATATGGAGGCCTATGACTGTGAGGCTGACCATGTGTATGCAGTGACACTTTCCTCAGAACTGAGCGGTTCCTACAACAGCGCCGTGCTGGGCAGGAATCTGCTGTTGGAGAACTGTCCTGAGAAGAAGATCCACATCTTCAATTCCCGTTCCGCTTCTGTGGGCGAGACACTGATCGCCCTGAAGATCGAGGAGTGCGAGAACAGGAATATGGAATTTGAGGATATTGTCCAGGAGGTAGAGGCCTATATTGAAAGCCAGAATACCTATTTTGTACTGGAAAGCCTTGAGACGCTTAGAAAGAACGGACGTTTAAGCAATCTGAAGGCATTTGTGGCCACAGCCCTGAAAATAAAGCCTGTCATGGGAGCTACCCCGGAAGGTACCATCATACAGCTTGACCAGGCAAGAGGCATTAATAAGGCACTTATGAAAATGGTGGATTATATTGTGGAGCGCTCAGAGAACAGCGCGGACAGAATACTGGGCATATCACACTGTAACTGCCGGGAACGGGCCGAGATAGTAAAAGACGCCATTATAAAACGGATTCCGGTGAAAGACGTAGTCCTTCTGGATACCGCAGGCGTGAGCAGCATGTATGCCAATGACGGCGGAATCATTGTTGTGATATAAATAAAACAAGAGGTGTAAACGGAATAGAAAAGCCGTTTCCACCTCTTGCTTTTTTATGCAGAGATATACTGAATATCCGTCAGTCAGACAGGGCACCGGTCAGCGTGTCAGACAATCTGTCAAACAGTCTGCCTATCAGCCGTGCGAGAAAGCCCACCAGAAATGCCGCGAGGATGGTTCCCTCACTGACGCCTTTCAGCGTGTGAAAGGAAAATAGGGAGATGGCAGCAGCGGTAAATGTCATGGCAGCGTCGAAAGCGATCTTGCAGTTCCCGAAATCTTTATGCCAGGTCACCGACACCGCTCTGACAAAGGATTCACCGGGAAGCATGACCACATTGGCAAGAACCTCCAGATACACACCGAAGGCCAGTATTACACAGCCGGTCAGAAGAGCTGTTATCTTAGCGGGATAACCGGAGGGTGCCAGGCCTTTTAAGAGGAGCATGGTAAGATCTATGAAATATCCGAAGAGGATGGATACCGGTATCTGAAGTATGTCTTCCGGTTTGAAGTTTTTCCGCAGTATGAGAATCTGCAGCCCGATCAAAAGCAGACTGAATACAATGGTGAATTCTCCCAGAGTCCATGGGAATCTCAGGCTCAGTACATAGGGGATGGAAGAGATCGGGGAGGTGCCAAGATCCGCTTTTGTCACAAAGCTCACTCCCATGGAGCAGAAAAAGAGACCGGCAGTAAAGATGAGATAAGACTTTAGTTTTTCCATGTTTCATTTGTCCTTTCGTAAGCAGTTATAGTTTCAAATATTTTGTGGAAGGCTGTAAGAAAGGCATCCCTCTCCTCAACAGTCAGTTCGGAGAAGGCCTGCGCTTCTAGTTGGGAAAATTCCCTCTCCACATACTGCACCATTTCCTTCCCCTTTTGGGTGAGGAATACGTGAAGGGAGCGGCGGTTGCCGTTCAGGCTTTTCCGTTCAATAAGTCCCTTTTGTTCCATGCCTCCAAGAACAGAAGTGAGGGATGCGGGTTCAATGTGACAGGCAGCGGCAATGGCTTTCTGATTGGAACCGTCATGTTCCCTCAGATAGTCCAAAACCTTTGGCTGTCCCAGGGTCAGGCCGGTGCCCTGCAGTCCTGTCAGCAGTTTTTTATGAAAAACAGCCTGAGTGACCATTAACATGTAGTGAAATGATTCTTTCATAAGAGTTGACTCCTTTTGATTATAATAAGTATTCTAATAGTTAGGATGCTTATTATATTATTACATGGAGCGGGGATTTGTCAAGTAAGGAAAAGAAAAAACAGGATTTCTGCTTAAAATACATTTTGACCAGAGTGCCTTTTTATAGTAGGATAGATATATGATCCTTTGTGGATTTTTGTACGTAACTGTGAAGATTCATCAGTTATGAAAAATGTGACAGAAGAAGGTAAACGTATTATGGGAGGACAACTAAAAAAATTATTTGGCCCTGT is a window encoding:
- a CDS encoding ABC transporter ATP-binding protein, whose amino-acid sequence is MEILSCKNLTKIYGTGPNAVTALDHVTLSVESGEFTAIVGASGSGKSTLLHLLGGVDRPTEGEIRIEDTDISTLDEEALAAFRRRKVGLIYQFYNLIPTLTIKKNILLPVLLDGRRPDLKRFDQIVTTLGLTDRLEHLPGELSGGQQQRAAIARSLISRPAILLADEPTGNLDRKNSQETLDLLKLSHRRFGQTVLLITHDEKLALEADRILTMEDGRVIKDQVNQS
- the nudC gene encoding NAD(+) diphosphatase, encoding MIQDIAPHIYHNEYLPHEPQKDSVLLCYKKDQIFMKNADGEISFPTYSEAESVFPAVKDLWTYLFTIDETAYYLVSQLPFEELPDYSLEKTDSLRTLSPRHLIFAGITGHQLYKWYQGRRFCGCCGRRMKPDKKERMMYCPNCHIMEYPKLSPAVIVAVRNGEKLLLSKYAGREFTNYALIAGFAEIGEPIEDTVRREVMEEVGLKVKNLRFYKSQPWSFTDTLLFGFFCDLDGDDTICLDEEELSLAVWMERSQIPVDEYEISLTREMMTLFKNGLDNNF
- a CDS encoding acyltransferase domain-containing protein, coding for MQNYETNVLKQEWMENLDLFTREMDYPREAAVSLSQSLEQVFKSPEALSILTDADLTYSNNIHMDYKKILNELKDVSPSCGVHTYTLHMLFFIILSRKTRKIYEERGIAPEIFRASMMDLHWKLLECKKMFGIWGTSVADWQIWWFEVKRFALGRFQYELVPFEDNYEKNGISLHPGDLVINVHIPSCGPLRREEYMQSYAMAADFFRDSFEDRPVVFFCESWMLFPEHRLFLPKTSNILGFMQDYDIYKEEYNNGDLWRIFYEDHKKPAEELPQDTGLQRAYRSWLMEGHQAGLGFGVFIYDKRLTGEKL
- a CDS encoding DUF5721 family protein; this translates as MIALQVQDVKEFMSRLLIGTDFDAFWLCEASVTTFVTYNIDGSLHKEFFDSEQAEMLTQTERTFSSWKEIKPFCFSIMKGKHTPLHFKIIFQLSRQNVEKLLVGSGLSWKPADVFGLYLNLQYDGSHVTCTTGTSLKTFTMDKSLDRVWDEMVTKFFRQQQIPVLLV
- a CDS encoding DegV family protein; the protein is MRYKIVIDSCGELIERWKEDPSIERASLTLTVDEEDIVDDESFDQAYFLKRVAESPNCPKSSCPSPERYMEAYDCEADHVYAVTLSSELSGSYNSAVLGRNLLLENCPEKKIHIFNSRSASVGETLIALKIEECENRNMEFEDIVQEVEAYIESQNTYFVLESLETLRKNGRLSNLKAFVATALKIKPVMGATPEGTIIQLDQARGINKALMKMVDYIVERSENSADRILGISHCNCRERAEIVKDAIIKRIPVKDVVLLDTAGVSSMYANDGGIIVVI
- a CDS encoding YczE/YyaS/YitT family protein, with translation MEKLKSYLIFTAGLFFCSMGVSFVTKADLGTSPISSIPYVLSLRFPWTLGEFTIVFSLLLIGLQILILRKNFKPEDILQIPVSILFGYFIDLTMLLLKGLAPSGYPAKITALLTGCVILAFGVYLEVLANVVMLPGESFVRAVSVTWHKDFGNCKIAFDAAMTFTAAAISLFSFHTLKGVSEGTILAAFLVGFLARLIGRLFDRLSDTLTGALSD
- a CDS encoding MarR family winged helix-turn-helix transcriptional regulator, with product MKESFHYMLMVTQAVFHKKLLTGLQGTGLTLGQPKVLDYLREHDGSNQKAIAAACHIEPASLTSVLGGMEQKGLIERKSLNGNRRSLHVFLTQKGKEMVQYVEREFSQLEAQAFSELTVEERDAFLTAFHKIFETITAYERTNETWKN